A stretch of Miscanthus floridulus cultivar M001 chromosome 13, ASM1932011v1, whole genome shotgun sequence DNA encodes these proteins:
- the LOC136501093 gene encoding uncharacterized protein: MMAALPRWTPLLLALLHVLIGGAAAAAPFRARDLLPLLPRRLAWQLMGATAHSAVDLLPSFVAAVAPGGPAAAWRGACFAENQAVLSLTPGSGGAPGRNGTAGGLNSTTSGLGGAVLRLKTASPQSWTCMDLYVFATPYRIAWDYYMRSNENHTFEIKAWEEAAEMEYVKQHGIAIFLMPSGMLGTLLSLIDVVPLFSNTGWGQDANLAFLQKHMGTSFQKRSEPWSANIRREDVHSGDFLALSKIRGRWGGFQTLEKWVTGAFAGHTAVFLKDENGTLWVAESGYENKKGDEIISMTPWDEWWGMALKDDSNPQIALLPLHPDVRARFNESAAWDFAQSMYGKPYGYHNMIFSWIDTMSDNYPPPLDANLVMAIMSMWSRLQPRYASNMWNEALNKRLGTEKLDLHGIITETERRGLSFNQLLTIPERDDWEYSDGKSTTCVAFILSMYKAAGVFAPFTDSIQVTEFTIRDAYMLKIFEDNQTRLPSWCNAAADRLPFCQILGEYKMDLPEYNTIEPYANMNENCPSAPPTYNRPSNC; encoded by the exons ATGATGGCCGCTCTGCCGCGGTGGACGCCCCTCCTCCTCGCGCTGCTCCATGTCCTAAtcggcggggcggcggcggcggcgccgttcCGGGCGAGGGACTTGCTCCCGCTGCTGCCGCGGCGGCTGGCGTGGCAGCTCATGGGCGCCACGGCCCACAGCGCCGTCGACCTGCTCCCGTCGTTCGTTGCCGCCGTGGCGCCGGGCGGGCCCGCCGCCGCCTGGCGCGGCGCGTGCTTCGCGGAGAACCAGGCCGTACTCAGCCTCACCCCCGGCTCCGGCGGCGCGCCCGGCCGCAACGGGACCGCCGGGGGACTCAACAGCACCACCTCTGGCCTCGGTGGCGCCGTCCTCCGCCTCAAG ACTGCTTCGCCTCAGAGCTGGACATGCATGGATTTGTATGTGTTTGCGACGCCATACAGGATAGCCTGGGATTACTATATGAGGTCAAATGAAAACCACACCTTTGAGATTAAAGCGTGGGAGGAAGCAGCAGAAATGGAATAT GTAAAGCAGCATGGAATTGCCATTTTTCTCATGCCATCTGGAATGCTTGGGACATTGTTATCCTTGATTGATGTTGTACCTTTGTTTTCAAACACCGGTTGGGGACAGGATGCCAACTTGGCATTTCTTCAGAAGCATATGGGAACTTCATTTCAGAAACGTTCTGAGCCCTGGTCTGCAAATATAAGGAGAGAAGATGTACATTCGGGTGACTTTTTGGCCCTTTCAAAAATCCGAGGGCGATGGGGTGGATTCCAGACATTGGAGAAATGGGTGACCGGCGCATTTGCTGGGCATACTGCAGTTTTCTTGAAAGATGAGAATGGCACCCTCTGGGTTGCAGAGTCAGGCTATGAAAATAAAAAG GGTGATGAAATCATTAGTATGACTCCATGGGATGAATGGTGGGGAATGGCACTTAAAGATGACTCAAATCCTCAGATAGCACTTCTGCCATTGCACCCTGATGTACGGGCCAGATTCAATGAGAGTGCTGCATGGGATTTTGCGCAAAGCATGTATGGAAAACCCTATGGTTATCATAATATGATATTTAGTTGGATTGATACAATGTCAGATAATTATCCACCTCCTCTTGACGCTAACCTG GTAATGGCTATTATGTCCATGTGGAGCAGATTGCAGCCACGCTATGCTTCTAACATGTGGAATGAAGCCCTTAATAAACGGCTTGGGACTGAG AAACTGGACCTTCATGGGATCATTACAGAGACAGAGAGACGCGGCTTGTCTTTCAACCAGCTGCTCACCATACCTGAACGAGATGATTGGGAATACAGCGATGGCAAATCAACGACGTGCGTTGCCTTCATTCTGTCAATGTACAAGGCGGCCGGCGTTTTCGCGCCCTTCACGGACTCAATCCAGGTCACTGAATTCACC ATCCGGGACGCGTACATGCTCAAGATCTTCGAGGACAACCAGACGAGGCTGCCCAGCTGGTGCAACGCGGCGGCGGACAGGCTCCCCTTCTGCCAGATCCTCGGGGAGTACAAGATGGACCTGCCCGAGTACAACACGATTGAGCCCTACGCCAACATGAACGAGAACTGCCCCTCGGCGCCGCCCACCTACAATCGGCCATCGAACTGCTAG